In Meleagris gallopavo isolate NT-WF06-2002-E0010 breed Aviagen turkey brand Nicholas breeding stock chromosome 2, Turkey_5.1, whole genome shotgun sequence, the following are encoded in one genomic region:
- the FGFR1OP gene encoding FGFR1 oncogene partner gives DTFWLLASYCRNTISFFFLTWQAELRAAVFLALEEQEKVENKAPLVNESLKNFLSTKDGRVVAGLVAEFLRFFNLDFTLAVFQPESSTLNGLDDRENLARDLGITEEGTAGGPLLLEVVRKCQQKKISGNEEVAPVLSDGLCSTSKSSDGRSSTHPIPSKVTEATQSDTSVSSGEASKRSIHFLPNETKLDPQLQNKDLNTKEKSDPGVDEDDIEGDSFFDDPIPKPERTYGWKTDSNKAGGLASLSDAPPLKSGLSSLTGAPMLKEPDDLNRNSVLKDLRLVNAKLGSLELGNGDDDEYADDFNSASHRSEKSDISIGEEIDEISVETEDLNASDKLEDITQDHTISQFSDVADYLEDVA, from the exons GATACTTTCTGGCTCTTAGCTTCCTATTGTagaaataccatttcttttttttttttaacttggcaGGCAGAGTTGCGAGCAGCTGTTTTTTTGGCATTAGAAGAACAAGAGAAAGTAGAG AACAAAGCACCTCTGGTAAATGAAAGCCTGAAAAATTTTTTGAGTACAAAAGATG GTCGTGTGGTGGCAGGTCTTGTTGCAGAATTTCTACGATTTTTCAATCTCGATTTTACACTGGCTGTTTTTCAGCCTGAATCGAGCACG cTAAATGGCCTGGATGATCGAGAAAACTTAGCTCGAGATTTGGGAATTACAGAAGAAGGTACTGCAGGTGGTCCCCTATTGTTGGAGGTTGTTAGAAAATGTCAGCAGAAGAAGATATCAGGCAATGAAGAA GTTGCCCCAGTTCTAAGTGATGGCCTGTGCTCTACGTCAAAATCGTCTGATGGAAGGTCAAGTACACACCCCATACCGAGTAAG GTTACTGAAGCTACTCAAAGCGATACGAGTGTCTCGTCAGGGGAAGCCAGCAAAAGAAGCATTCATTTTCTGCCTAATGAAACAAAACTAGATCCTCAGTTGCAAAACAAAGACTTAAAtaccaaagaaaaaagtgatCCAGGTGTGGATGAAGATGATATAGAGGGAGATTCTTTTTTTGATGATCCTATACCCAAACCAGAAAGAACTTATGGCTG GAAAACTGATTCCAATAAAGCAGGAGGTCTAGCATCCCTTTCTGATGCACCACCTCTGAAAAGTGGGTTAAGTTCTCTGACTGGTGCACCTATGCTAAAGGAACCCGATG atttaaatagaaattctgttttgaaagacCTGCGGTTGGTGAATGCAAAACTGGGATCTTTAGAATTAG GAAATGGAGATGATGATGAATACGCTGATGACTTCAACAG TGCCAGCCATCGCTCAGAGAAAAGTGATATCAGTATTGGTGAAGAAATAGATgaaatttctgtggaaacagaaGACTTGAATGCCAGTGATAAA cTTGAAGACATCACACAAGACCATACCATTTCTCAGTTCAGTGACGTTGCAGATTATCTAGAAGATGTGGCATAG